The Drosophila biarmipes strain raj3 chromosome 2L, RU_DBia_V1.1, whole genome shotgun sequence genome has a window encoding:
- the LOC108033983 gene encoding replication factor C subunit 3 codes for MALWVDKYRPRELSKLDFHKEQAENLRNLCKQSDFPHLMFYGPSGAGKKTRIMCLLREMYGSGVERLRSETMTFTTPSNRKVEVMTVSSNYHLEVNPSDAGMYDRTVVIDLIKQVAQTHQIEISGQREFKVIVISEGDELTKDAQHALRRTMEKYVATCRIIISVNSTSRIIPAIRSRCLGIRVAAPNETEIVSILQNTCKREGLALPMELAKRVVEKSERNLRRALLMLEAAKVAKAPFTANQEIPDLDWQVFLRETAAQIISEQTPAKLEKIRERLYELLIQGVPPNLIFRGLVEQLVNNCDMSIKAKTLEFATEYEHRMQAGAKHIFHLEAFVAQFMNIYKKFLSELVMTDDF; via the exons ATGGCACTTTGGGTGGATAAATACCGTCCCCGGGAACTGTCCAAGTTGGATTTCCACAAA GAACAGGCTGAGAACCTGCGCAACTTGTGCAAGCAGAGCGACTTTCCGCATCTCATGTTCTACGGACCTTCTGGTGCCGGGAAGAAGACCCGCATCATGTGCCTGCTGAGGGAGATGTACGGATCCGGCGTGGAACGCCTAAGGAGCGAGACCATGACGTTCACCACACCCTCCAACCGCAAGGTCGAGGTGATGACGGTCAGCAGCAACTACCACCTGGAGGTCAACCCCTCCGACGCCGGGATGTACGACCGAACGGTGGTGATCGATCTAATTAAGCAAGTCGCCCAGACACACCAGATAGAAATTAGCGGCCAGCGGGAATTCAAGGTGATCGTCATCTCCGAGGGCGACGAGCTTACGAAAGATGCCCAGCACGCCTTGCGCCGCACCATGGAGAAGTACGTTGCCACGTGCCGAATCATTATTTCGGTAAACTCCACATCCCGCATCATTCCCGCCATTCGGTCGCGATGCCTGGGCATCCGGGTGGCCGCACCCAACGAAACGGAGATCGTTTCCATCTTGCAGAACACCTGCAAGCGGGAAGGCCTCGCACTGCCCATGGAACTGGCCAAGCGAGTGGTGGAAAAGTCTGAGCGTAATCTCAGACGCGCTCTACTGATGCTGGAGGCCGCGAAGGTTGCCAAAGCGCCGTTCACCGCCAACCAGGAGATTCCTGACCTAGATTGGCAGGTCTTTCTACGAGAGACAGCCGCCCAGATAATCAGCGAGCAAACGCCTGCAAAGTTGGAAAAGATCCGCGAACGCCTTTACGAACTGCTTATCCAGGGCGTTCCACCCAATCTTATATTCCGCGGCCTGGTCGAGCAGCTGGTGAACAACTGTGATATGTCCATTAAAGCGAAGACGCTGGAGTTTGCCACCGAGTATGAGCACCGGATGCAGGCAGGTGCCAAACACATTTTTCATCTTGAGGCGTTTGTAGCTCAGTTTATGAACATCTATAAAAAGTTCCTGTCTGAGCTGGTCATGACGGACGATTTTTAA
- the LOC108033982 gene encoding nuclear pore complex protein Nup160 homolog, translated as MPTSKLHANMSYREVIPKNLSPPEWIEVKINTGNQSTLQDLKTSETSGGYCYKSRKNVQTRNRFIYWRANQDVLELSEVSLDISLQRNHLRLRFTDSAVLNVSLTEQTKSITLLVVTVSSVHRFVFPLKIAGQDVTNSSPEDLLSQSIFYDVNEKINGPGTFYVTDGFGTMPNVAVSYLSQNAQAAYFAVAYQNKLLLHIMNCVTGNTVTHEVKEPHLMPRFLSNLKGALTGRSETLEAATSMAFSEIEEDVYILVLYRNNELRLWSVDGLQTLASINCSTGSGPGGVGAQGPQNNQLRKISEENFCLFLSHGAQSEFICVSIVADANEASGINLVQNSVAAPQMDLVDFDATSSHIWALWSNAEGDFHVSAIYLGSNNAIKWVSAALEPPPDRYCLSMEQGVDPRETYCSYIFHPGRFDRNVIAKALYMFRRVNMQFDVKQLSMSVLKEQVCQAVEDEIQNELKDFVVTDEEYLEISTRLWDRFYSCCEQYHIKFSEPTGLAVLGGMDAVCLVRRQSFALLRPCEVLEHLLLIGEHNEEVATYVAPLFRNDPEMAKGFVDLMNVVTLLDKLISEDIKIDLDKQLYQRDPPIEVISKLVARITVGDDNGPMLPSNCVKQIHQKLQDIPNLKPALEMLLDVLCMIDPDAPPHDYSLSTRFLQPSGALLGSEYGLSILSETVKQMAMIRFSVCRNLLVLQYMVYGQDGMDSDNILTNISYLNSYYTLVWIAETPISSNTPAGFEASIQRLSRAQLFSGYTRPYSSHLRNHGNDQTTLLRLFLQSKGLFSALSMLLKTDSMQLESEQLNLRQTLLQLVGFINKMLWPESPIYVFPEWLFGTCHHIIVQDYVRILSSWCSVKAHARRFMLAVSLLDCGEAHKAVHLFQQTAPGVVEDDFLFEHVLKNTPLYSKLQESVSRGDKISAEDKKVAIVHYYLKIIQLFEQHSALDYVIELAHMAMSVLQRDDPQLPMFQSIVFNNHLQLGHYEEAYYALVYNADTSRRKDCLRQLVITLFQNKCLPLLMQFPYSGLQDEFESIVESRARSMSIDQNDVYNFLYAFHTNKGNMRKAATVMYEQAMRFQVDSDAPNALEKRCSSLLICLNCLHLVDIRYRWIAKPTIGDERVAAIDQDNDDGEPKADEDKNGPEVVVLELGDIRRELVHAEALHELSHYRKDAAAYERASPEELSYLLASCGLYTAALKLSRGHSFSVLPIFESLTVACVTATEDKSVDAWNWLQNNDMADLPHRSNAADMAWTLLQKLVVDNEAKDSTSIRKSVVQRLLVLNAFVPQWLIDSYKLSHSRELLQLFVKHNRLLEAADLGCEMIAGMLGAGSEYFDFKHSVNVTNPQLSFPINTIDLLLHALKINGKEDIEYEMAYVKLEEEVHRYVDTVKRTTEDKISLAILQNREERQQQLLH; from the exons ATGCCCACTTCGAAACTGCATGCCAACATGAGCTACCGGGAGGTCATCCCAAAGAACCTCAGTCCGCCGGAGTGGATCGAAGTGAAGATAAACACGG GAAACCAGAGCACTCTGCAGGATCTGAAGACCTCCGAAACATCCGGCGGATACTGCTACAAAAGCAGAAAGAACGTTCAGACCAGGAACCGCTTTATATATTG GCGCGCCAACCAGGATGTGCTGGAACTATCGGAGGTCAGCTTGGACATCTCGCTGCAAAGAAATCACCTGCGCCTGCGATTCACCGACTCCGCCGTACTGAATGTTTCCCTCACGGAGCAGACCAAGTCCATTACCCTGCTCGTGGTCACGGTCAGCAGTGTGCATCGTTTTGTTTTCCCCCTGAAGATCGCTGGTCAGGATGTGACCAACAGTTCTCCCGAGGATCTGTTGTCCCAATCTATTTTCTACGACGTGAATGAGAAGATTAATGGGCCGGGCACTTTCTATGTGACGGATGGCTTTGGAACGATGCCCAATGTGGCGGTTTCGTATCTCTCACAAAATGCACAGGCGGCCTACTTTGCGGTGGCCTACCAAAACAAACTGCTGCTTCACATCATGAACTGCGTCACCGGTAACACGGTTACCCACGAAGTCAAGGAGCCACATCTGATGCCTCGTTTCCTATCGAATCTCAAGGGGGCCCTTAC tGGCCGATCGGAAACGCTGGAGGCAGCTACATCAATGGCATTCAGCGAAATTGAAGAAGatgtttatattttggtcCTGTACCGTAATAATGAACTGCGTTTGTGGTCGGTGGATGGCCTGCAGACACTAGCCAGCATAAATTGCTCCACCGGATCGGGGCCTGGAGGCGTAGGAGCTCAGGGCC CCCAAAACAACCAGCTACGCAAGATAAGCGAAGAAAACTTCTGTCTTTTCCTGTCCCATGGTGCTCAATCGGAGTTTATTTGCGTGAGCATCGTGGCCGATGCCAACGAAGCCAGCGGTATCAATTTGGTGCAGAACTCGGTGGCGGCGCCCCAAATGGATCTTGTCGACTTTGATGCAACATCGTCGCACATCTGGGCCCTCTGGAGCAACGCCGAAGGAGATTTCCATGTCTCTGCAATTTACTTAGGATCAAATAACGCAATCAAATGGGTGTCCGCTGCTCTAGAACCCCCACCAGATCGCTATTGTCTCAGCATGGAGCAGGGAGTCGATCCCCGCGAGACTTACTGCTCATACATTTTTCACCCAGGTCGGTTTGACCGAAATGTGATTGCAAAGGCACTTTAT ATGTTCAGGCGGGTTAACATGCAATTCGATGTAAAGCAGCTTTCCATGTCAGTGCTTAAAGAGCAGGTGTGTCAGGCCGTCGAGGATGAAATCCAGAACGAACTGAAAGACTTTGTGGTCACCGACGAGGAGTACTTGGAAATATCCACGCGTCTGTGGGATCGCTTTTACTCGTGCTGCGAACAGTATCACATTAAGTTCTCCGAGCCCACAGGACTCGCGGTCCTCGGTGGCATGGATGCAGTCTGTTTGGTTAGGAGGCAATCCTTTGCACTTCTGCGCCCCTGCGAAGTGCTCGAGCACCTATTGCTCATTGGGGAGCACAATGAGGAAGTCGCCACCTACGTAGCCCCACTGTTTCGCAACGATCCCGAAATGGCAAAGGGTTTTGTTGACCTCATGAATGTGGTGACGCTGCTGGACAAGCTGATCTCGGAAGACATCAAAATCGATTTAGATAAACAGCTCTACCAGCGGGACCCGCCCATCGAGGTGATATCTAAGCTGGTGGCTAGAATCACTGTGGGCGATGATAATGGCCCTATGTTACCATCGAACTGTGTGAAGCAAATTCACCAGAAGCTGCAGGATATACCAAACCTTAAACCCGCTCTGGAAATGCTACTCGATGTGCTGTGTATGATTGATCCGGATGCACCTCCGCATG ATTATTCCCTTTCCACACGCTTTTTGCAGCCATCAGGAGCTCTATTGGGCAGCGAGTATGGGCTTTCCATTTTGTCCGAAACAGTTAAACAAATGGCAATGATTCG ATTTTCGGTGTGTCGAAACCTTTTGGTATTGCAGTACATGGTATATGGCCAGGATGGAATGGACAGTGATAACATTTTAACGAACATCAGTTATCTGAACTCATATTACACATTAGTGTGGATTGCCGAGACGCCCATTTCATCAAATACCCCAGCTGGATT TGAGGCCTCCATTCAACGATTGAGCCGAGCCCAACTGTTTAGTGGCTACACACGTCCATATTCCAGTCATTTGCGAAATCATGGTAATGACCAGACCACCTTGCTTAGGCTGTTCCTCCAATCTAAGGGTCTGTTCAGCGCCCTTTCCATGTTGCTGAAGACTGATAGTATGCAGCTGGAGTCGGAGCAATTGAACCTTCGCCAGACTTTGCTCCAGCTTGTGGGATTTATCAATAAGATGCT ATGGCCTGAGTCTCCTATTTACGTGTTTCCGGAATGGCTGTTTGGCACCTGCCACCATATCATTGTGCAGGACTATGTGCGCATTTTGTCCAGCTGGTGTTCTGTAAAAGCCCATGCCA GACGCTTTATGCTAGCGGTTTCGCTGTTGGATTGCGGTGAGGCCCACAAGGCCGTGCATCTTTTTCAACAAACAGCGCCGGGCGTTGTGGAGGATGACTTCCTCTTTGAGCACGTATTGAAGAACACACCGCTGTACAGCAAACTACAGGAGAGCGTATCACGAGGAGACAAAATTTCCGCTGAGGACAAAAAAGTGGCAATTGTTCACTACTATCTGAAGATTATTCAGCTCTTTGAGCAGCATTCCGCCCTGGACTACGTCATTGAATTAGCCCATATGGCCATGAGTGTGTTGCAGCGTGATGATCCTCAGTTGCCCATGTTCCAATCGATCGTGTTCAACAATCATCTTCAGTTGGGGCACTATGAGGAGGCCTATTACGCCTTAGTCTACAATGCCGACACTTCAAGGCGAAAGGATTGTCTTCGTCAGTTGGTCATAACGTTGTTCCAGAACAAATGCCTGCCCCTGCTCATGCAGTTTCCATATAGTGGATTGCAGGACGAATTCGAAAGCATTGTAGAATCCCGCGCACGGTCAATGAGCATCGATCAGAACGACGTCTATAACTTTTTGTACGCATTCCATACAAACAAGGGAAATATGAGAAAAG CTGCTACAGTTATGTACGAGCAGGCGATGCGCTTTCAAGTAGACAGTGATGCCCCAAACGCGCTGGAAAAGCGGTGCTCTTCGCTCTTGATTTGCCTGAACTGTTTGCACTTGGTAGACATCCGCTACAGGTGGATTGCCAAGCCCACTATTGGCGACGAAAGGGTGGCTGCCATAGATCAGGATAATGACGATGGTGAGCCAAAGGCGGATGAGGATAAAAATGGCCCGGAGGTGGTTGTTCTAGAGCTAGGCGATATCCGAAGGGAACTGGTGCATGCGGAGGCCTTACATGAGCTCTCACACTATCGCAAAGATGCCGCTGCCTATGAGCGAGCTTCGCCAGAGGAGTTATCTTATCTGCTGGCCAGCTGTGGGTTGTACACGGCCGCTCTGAAACTTTCGCGTGGCCACTCCTTCTCTGTGCTCCCGATATTCGAAAGTCTAACAGTGGCTTGTGTCACTGCCACAGAGGACAAGAGCGTGGATGCCTGGAATTGGCTGCAAAACAACGATATGGCAG ATCTTCCTCATCGAAGTAATGCTGCCGATATGGCCTGGACTTTGCTTCAGAAACTGGTTGTGGATAATGAGGCAAAGGACTCAACTTCAATAAGGAAGAGCGTGGTTCAAAGGCTCCTCGTCCTGAATGCATTTGTGCCGCAATGGCTGATAGATTCCTACAAGTTATCCCATTCCCGGGAGCTACTCCAACTGTTTGTTAAGCATAACCGCCTGCTGGAAGCCGCCGATCTGGGCTGTGAAATGATCGCCGGCATGCTGGGAGCCGGCAGCGAATACTTCGACTTTAAGCATTCGGTTAACGTAACAAACCCCCAACTCTCCTTCCCCATCAACACGATCGATCTGCTGCTCCACGCACTTAAGATTAATGGCAAGGAGGACATTGAATATGAAATG GCGTATGTCAAACTGGAGGAAGAGGTCCACAGGTATGTCGATACCGTGAAGCGTACCACCGAGGACAAGATAAGTTTGGCCATTCTGCAAAATCGAGAGGAACGACAGCAGCAACTACTTCATTAG